The Prevotella melaninogenica region AATGAAAACAGCGACGCTTGAGCCAAATATCATTCCAACAAATACGTCAGAAGGATAATGAACACCAAGATATGGACGTGTTAGGGATACCATAATGCTCCATTCAATCATCAAAATAGAAAAGATACGGTCACGTACTAATAAACAGAAGAATACTGCTATCACAAAGGCATTAGCAGTATGTGACGAGAAAAAGCTATAACCATCAGCCATATAATGGTTTACAGCCACAATAATTCCCTGTAAGTCTGGATTATTGAGAGGACGTGGTCGAGCTACAAGTGGCTTAACAATACCAAGATTTAAACCATTTACGATAAAAAGCCCCAATGCCACAGCTCCAATAACAAGTATTATCTTTTGCCAGTTCTCATTATTCTTTATAACCAAATAAAGCAAAGACGCATAAAGAGGAATCCATGTAAAAGCATTGGTCACTGTAAGAACAAAATAATCAATAAAAAGGTTATCGCCTCCATTGAAAGCGAGTAAAATTGATTTATCAAGTTCTCTAAATACGTCTAAATTCATTGTTTGGATTCTATAAGAAACTTTCTGTCAAGTTGTCATTTATATAGCTTCAACATTCTCAGCCTTAATCCAACCTTGACGCCCATCACTCAACTTGATTTCCGTCCACTGGCTCATACTATTATCGGTAATTCTGACTTTTGAACCTTCATGAAGGATAAAGGCTTCAGCAGACTTCTGATCAGGCGTCTTTCTTACAACGGCTGATGGTGTCATGATAATACCATGTGATTCTGAGTCTAACAAATAAACCTGTTGTATAGCAAAGAATGTGTTGATAATGAAAAATAGGAAAAAGATAGGCAATACCACCTTTGACAACTTCCTAAGGAACTCAATGTCAACAAACAAGTACACGACAAGCGCTAAAATCGAAATAAATAGACAAACAAGACTGAGAATTGCCCACATGTCAACACTAAGATAATTAACTAATGCCTTATACCATGTTATAAAAAACATTTCTGGCTCTGGTGTCAAATTGTCAATTGTCTTTGATTGTGCCAACTGAAGGTTGAAACGAATATCCTCATCGCTTGGAGCAAGACGCTGTGCACGCTCATATGATAACACGGCATGTGGGATGTTATCAAGGCGATAGTAGCTATTGCCAAGATTATAATATAAGGCAGCAGATTCGCCCTGCTTTAATAGTTTCTCATAACCTTTAACAGCTTGCATGTAATTCCCTTTTTGATATAGCTTGTCAACATCAGCCTTTGTTTGTGCTGATAACTGCAAAGAGAAAATAGACATGCATATGATAAGGAAGAAGAAGCTGAAAGTCTTCTTGCTTGAAGGCTTCAATTTCTTTACAATCTCTTCCATATCTGATATAGCTTTCATTGCTGCATCAAGTGTTCGTTTCATATTACCTTTCTCGTCACCAGGAGCATAGCGTTCATATTCACATTCGTCAATAGCAGAAATGTAGTTATCAATCACTTCGAATGGAACATTGATTTTACTAAACTGCTCTCTAATATTATCACGTGATAATGATTCTACAGGCAGGTTGAGCTTATCACTTGCATAACCCCATAATGTCTTCAAAACCTCATCATAGAAATCAAGATTTTTATTCTTCAGCATTAAAAGTTCTGCAGCATGTAAACGACTGGAAGCAACACGATTGGCATTTTTTCCACGTTTTAATACCATATCCACACGATGCGCAAAGCGATCACGATAGTAGAATGATAGCGCACCCCCTACTCCCAATAGTAAAAGAAGAATTATATAGTATGTCACAGAACCAAAGAAGAAGTTGCCAACTTTATCAAGTGAACTGTCGCCTATCTTCAATGGTAAAATGTCTTCATTTGGTAAATCAACAGAAAGAATATCTTTTGAAGAGCCGTCACCTCTTGATACTTTTAACTCCATCGGTTCTGTCTGCAGTGTTACGTATTTCTTCTGCGCTAAGTCATAGTAGCAGAACTTTACAGGAGGTATGGCTACAAGTCCTTCCTGATGAGGAATAACGACCTGATCATAAACCATGTTACCCTCTGCACCCTTTGTTGTCAACTGGGTCTTATCAGTTGTTTTAATATCAAATGACTCAAAGCCCTTAGGAATCTGAATGATAGGTTTCTTTATCAACTTCAGATTTCCTGCTCCACTAACAACAACACGAATCGTAATAGGATTACCAGCCTTTACTTCTTTTTTATTTAATTGTGCAGAAAGATTAAAATGACCAACACCACCAGAAAAATCTGTAGGACGATTAGGTAAAGGTAAAACCTTAACAGCTAATCCTGGTGCTACAATGTCTTTCTTAAAATTTGTACTACCACCATCAATACCAAAGGCTTCAAATGGATTAAAGCCATTAGATTCTTGTATGATACCATGAAAAGTCAATGGTGGAACCTGTAAAGTACCTGTCATTTGTGGATACATTACATACTGGCTCCATGTAACACAATTATATAAACGCTTACCAATACGCTCTTTATGGAAAGTTTTTTGTTGTGGCAAGTCAACTTCTTGCACATGAAAACCAACCAAGTCTGGCATCTTACCAATAAGTTGGCGTAAGTTCTTTGTTGTATAGACCTTGTATGTCAGTAAAACAGGCTCCTGTTCATAAACAGTAGTCTTATTAGCACTTACCTTGATAAACAAATCGTTAGCTGTAATCTTTGCTGCAGCAGCACGAGAGTCTGTACGTGAATCATAATATCCACCACTTGTAGCACTATGAGAACCTGTAGTAGCTAAAATTTTTACTGGCGTTGATGCGAGTTCCTGATCATTCACAAAAATATGAGCAGGACCAATATTTACATTTCCTTTCTTAGTTGCTATAAAGACGTATGTAAATGAAACAGAAGATGAACTACTTGCATGCCCATCAATGAATTGATAATTTGATTGCGAAGAAGTTGCAGGACCAAATACTTTCTCAAGTCCACTTGATAATCTTCCCAATTGAAATCTACGAACATCTTGGGTGTATACAACGTATTCAACCTGAAACTCCTCACCTACTGTCACTTGTTTTGGTGCAGCTACCCGAACACGTTGTGCTTGTAAAACACAAACACTCATTAGTGACAGAAATAAAATTATATATCGTTTCATATTTTCAATATTACCAGTTTTTATCAAGTTTTTTATCAGAAGGTTGGCGCATAACCTTTGATAGACGCTCTTGAGTTTCTTTCTCTTGCTGTTTAACAGCATTGAGAAGTTGCTCAGCATTATCTTTGCTCATGCCTTGGTCGTCTTTCGGTTGTTTATTCTTCTGATTATTTTTTTGATTGTTTTTATTTTGATTCTGATTTTGAGGTTGCTTCTTTTTCTTTTCTTTATCCTTATCCTTATCAGATTTATTTTTATCAGATGATTGCTGATTTTGTTGCTGTTTCAATTTACGTTTACATAACTCAAGGTTATAGCGAGCATTCTTATGATTTGGATTACTACGTAAAGCACTCTTATAAGCCTCTATAGCCTTTTCATAATTTTGCTCATCTTGAAAGATTGTACCAAGATTATTATAACTGCTTGAGAGGCGAACTGGGTCTTTTTCTAACTTTGTAGCATTATCATACAATTTCTTTGCTTCCTCATTCTTTTTTTGTGCTTGTAGGCATCTACCCAAATTATAATTAGCAATCGCATTGCTACCATCTTTATCAATAGCTTTATGATAAAGAATTTCCGCCTGTGCATAGTTTTTTGAAGAGAAAAGCTTATTTCCCTCTCTTATGAGTTGATTAGCTGTTTGTGCATTACTCCCGACAAACACCAACAACATACATATTAAGATATAAAGTCGTTTTACCATACCTTTTACCAACGTCTTTTTCTTTCAAGTAATAAGACATCTATAATTAGCAGAATGACAACAAGCAATGCTAATGCCTGAAATTGTTCATCAAAGTCGCTGTAAACAACATTGTTAATTTTACCTTTCTGCAATTTATTAAGTTCTCTGCCTAAGACAGCGTCAGCCATACTGCTATTTGTAACATGTAGATAAACACCATGTCCTGCAGTTGCAATCTGTTTACACATTTCTTCGTTAAGACGAGTCTTCACAACTTCACTGTTAGATGTTTTCAATTCGCTGCCATCAGGCATTGGAATTGTTGCACCCTCTGTAGAGCCAACACCTAAAATAAAAACTCTTATCCCCTTGCTTTGTGCCTGTTTTGCCATTTCTTCAGCACCACCTTCATTATCTTCACCATCCGTAATTAAGATAATAGCCTTCCCGACCTTAGAGTTAGGTGTAAAACTATTCATAGAAAGTTGAAGTGCCTTACCAATATCTGTTCCTTGTGTACCAATTAAAGAAGGATTGATATTATCTAAAAACATTTTAGCTGAAACATAATCACTTGTTATAGGTAATTGAACAAAAGCATCTCCCGCAAAGACAATCAATCCTATTTTGTCTTCACTAAACTTATTCATCAAATTTTCAACAATCAATTTGCTCTTCCCTAAACGTGAAGGAGCAACGTCTTCTGCCAGCATTGAATTACTAATATCAAGTGCAATTATGGTTTCTATGCCTTCACGCTCCTTGTTAGTAGCAATTTTACTTCCAACCTGAGGACGGGCGATAATAAGTATAAGGAGTAATAATACCAGTTCTACCAACACAAATTTAATCCAACCTCTTCTCTTACTTGTCATAGGAGAAAGCTGGTGTATAAGTGTTGGATTCCCAAACTTCACCAATTGTTGCTTACGCTTACGAATGGAGTACAAGTAGACAATTACTGATAAGGGTATCAGTAATAATAACCACAGATATATGGGATTATCGAATCTAAACATTCTTCAACTAATCTTGTTAAACAAGCAAATCTTATTTGTATCGCTAAGAGATAACATTATGGCAATCGTCTGAAGACTGTCCAACGAAGAATTAACTCAAAGCAGAAGAGTAACAAAGCCAACCAAGCAAAAGGCATATAAGCTTCATGTAGATGGTTATATGACTTAATATTCATCTTTGTTTTTTCGAGTTTATCAATATCTTGATAGATTTTTGATAACTCAGCCTGACTTTGTGCTCTATAGAATTCGCCATTCGTCAATACCGCAATATCTTGCAATGTCTTATAATCGATGGCACCAATATCTTCCCCAGTCTCTCTACCTAAGCCGATTGTATAAACTCTAATACCAAATTTCTTTGCTATAGTAGCAGCTGTCATTGGAGATATAGAACCAACATTATTACTACCATCGGTTAACAGAATAACAACCTTACTCTTAGCTTTAGAATCTTTTAAGCGACTCACAGAGTTTGCTAATCCCAAACCGATAGCAGTGCCATCTTGCATTAATCCATTTGTAACTAAATCCGTACGAACATTATGAAGAAGATTCAACAAGGCTGCATGATCAAGCGTCATTGGGCACTGTGTAAAAGCTTCACCCGCAAAGATAGTAAGTCCTATATTGTCGCTTGGACGACTACTGATAAACTCAGAAGCAACTTCCTTTGCGACTTCCATACGATTGGGAAAAACATCTTCTGTTAACATACTTGCAGAAATGTCCATTGTCAACATGATGTCAATACCCTCAGTATCTTTATTATCCCAAGTATTATAAGTTTGTGGACGTGCCAAAACGATAACTACTAATGCGTAAACTATACAACGCAAAGCCATAGGGAGATGAATCAATTTCACCTTCCAACTTTTGGGAGCATGCTGATAAGCAAATGTATCGCTCATCCTCATGGTTGGTTCTTTACCTTTACCACGAAAGAAATACCATAATAGATACGGTATCAACAAGAGCAGTAAAAGGAGATATCCACTATTGGCAAATTCCATTTCTATAATTCAATTTATAATTACATCAAAAGCGCGTAGGCTTCAAATGCAGCGTAAATAAGCAAAGCTACGGATGTCACTAATAGTAATCCAATAGCGAACTTTATTGTCTTATGTGAACGAGTATCGCTTATGTTTTCTTTTGGTTCTTCAATAACCTCTTTTGGTTCTTCAACCTTTGTACTATCTATAAAATGAACAATACTATCAAGATAATATGTCATGTCATTCGCATCTGTTGAATATTTAGCGAATTTTACAAGGTCTGCTGTGTTGAATACTACTTTTAATTCAGAAACATCACAAACGTCCTTCATGCTTTCTAAGATCTCATGAGAAGTCATTTCCAATGCGTTGATATTGTAACGCTGTGAAATATATTTTCTGAGAACGTTTGTAACATCTGTATAATAAGCCTTCTGTTCTGCATACAACATTTTATTTGCAGCTATCTCAGAAAGGTCATGTTTTGCTTGCTCATAGTAGGATAGTACACGTGTATTCTTTGGTGTTATATCATTTTTCTTATGGCAAAGAATTCTATAAAGATAGAAAACAATGCAGATAAGTATAAGTGCAAGTACAATTACAAAAATTACAGGAAGCCATTCCCCCCATGAAAAAGGAACCTTTTGAATATCATCTGGTGGCATAGGAGTACTTTTCACTGTATCAATAGGAACAGCCTGAACATCTAAAACAACATTACCTGTTGTCTTAGTTGCACCACCTACAATAACTTTCTGTGCAGGAATAGGATAACGCTTAGCATCCCATGCAGTTATGGTATATATTCGTCTAATTCTTACCTTACCATTTGCATCTGCTGTGTCAGACTTAGCACTAAGAACTTCAACATCTGATACTATCTCTTTTTTATTATTAAATTCTGGAAAGGAAATCTTCGTCCCTTTAGGTGCATATACAGTAATGAAATAGTGTGAACGTCCACCTATCAATATTTTGGTAGAATCCACACTTGCCGTTACCTGTACTTGTGCATGGCTTACAACTGCCAGGATAAGCAATATAAATATAACAATATATTTTCTCATCGGTTCCTCTTTGAAAACAACGTCATCAACATCTTTACATAGTCGTCATCCGTTGCTATAGCCACACTATCAACATGACTCTGAGTTAACATTTCATGTAATCGTATCTCACGCTCCTCCCAATATTTATTATGTACTTTGCGTAAACGAGCATCATGTGTATCAATATACATCTCATGCCCTGTCTCCGCATCAACAACCTTCATTAAACCCACATCAGGCATTTCTTTTGCTCGAGGATCATAAACTTGAATGGCAACAATATCATGCTTTTTGTTAGCTATTCGTAGTTCTTGACTGAAATCCTTACGAGTATAAAAATCACTGATTACAAAGGCTGTACAACGACGCTTCATTACCTTGTTAAGGTATTCAAGACTTATGCCGACATCTGTTCTCTTGCTATTCGGAGTAAAAGTAAGCATCTCTCGAATAAGATAAAGGATATGCTTACGTCCTTTCTTTGGAGCAATATACTTCTCAATATGATCTGAAAAAAATATAACACCAATCTTATCATTATTTTGAATGGCAGAGAATGCTAATGTAGCGGCTATCTCCGTAGCACACTCACGTTTTAACTGCCCTGAAGTACCAAAATCAAGCGAGCCACTGACATCTATTAGCAGCATCACTGTCAACTCACGTTCTTCTTCAAAAACCTTAACGTATGGACGATGAAAACGTCCTGTCACATTCCAATCTATATCTCTTACATCATCACCATACTGATACTCGCGTACTTCAGAAAAAGCCATACCACGTCCTTTGAAGGCAGAATGATACTGCCCTGCAAAGATATTCTGGCTCAGTCCTAAGGTCTTGATTTCAATCTTTCGGACTTTCTTTAGTAATTCAGTAGTATCCATAGAAAATGATAATAATGCCTCTTAAACTCTTCTAAGAATATAATTGAAGATTAAGGCACCTGTACTTTGTTGATAATCTCACTAATAATCTTCTCTGTTGTAAGATCAGTTGCTTCTGCCTCGTAAGACAAACCAATTCTATGACGCAAAACATCATGTGCAACTGCGCGTACATCTTCAGGGACAACATAACCACGATGCTTGATGAAAGCATAGGCACGACTTGCTTTTGCAAGATTGATACTTGCACGTGGACTTCCACCAAATGTTATCATTTGCTTCAATTCTGGCAATTGATAGCGCTCTGGGTAACGTGTAGCGAAAACGATATCAGCAATATACTGCATGATTTTATCATCGATATATACATCCTTAACCACACGACGTGCCTCAAGAATCTCATTCGCAGTAATAACAGGATGTACAACAGGCATACTCTCTTGAAGATTCTCACGAATAACAAGTTTCTCTTCCTCTAATGTAGGATAATCGATAACAACCTTCAACATGAATCGGTCTACCTGTGCTTCTGGAAGCATATAAGTACCCTCCTGCTCTATCGGATTCTGAGTAGCCAATACAAGGAAAGGGTCTGGAAGTGTAAAAGTAGAGTCGCCAATTGTTACTTGATGCTCCTGCATAGCCTCTAACAATGCACTCTGAACCTTTGCAGGAGCACGATTGATTTCATCAGCGAGTACAAAATTAGCAAATACAGGACCTTTCTTTACGTGAAAGGCTTCATCCTTCTGAGAATAAATCTGTGTACCAATAACGTCGGCTGGCAAAAGATCTGGAGTAAACTGAATACGACTATAACGTGCATCAACAAGCTGTGATAGAGTCTTGATAGCAAGGGTCTTTGCTAAACCAGGCACACCCTCAAGAAGAATATGACCATCACTGAGTAACGAAATAAGTAGTGAGTCTATCAGATGTCTTTGACCAACGATAACCTGATTCATACCTGTTGTAAGGTTGGTTACAAATGAACTCTGACTTTCTATCCGCTCGTTCAACTCTCTAATATCAATAGATTCTGCCATTATCTTACAAATTATTATTGTACTATTATATTCTTATTCTATTAGTCGCAAAAGTACAACATAAATGCGGATGAAGCGAAGAATAGTGTCTAAATTATATTAAAAAAGTCCTTAAAACTTCTTTTAAGGACTTTTTTCTACAAGATTACAGCTGTATAAAACAAATACTGCTTTATTATATTTAAAATACTTACTTTCTATACTCTGGTCTTAATTCAACCTTTGGAACTTTCATAGTGTCACCAGTTTGCATTGTCTTACGACCATTAAGAACTTGAAAATACCCAACCATATCAGCACCAAGTGTCTTTCGGCTATACTTCTCCATAGTCTCACCTTTCTTCAACACTACAATGCGATCAATGCCTATAATATTATAAGCACCATAACGGATACGAGGGTCACTATTTAAAGCCATAAAAGAATCAACTTTAGCTGTCTCTTTCTTTTCAGGTGTTTTATGAACTTTAGTTACAGATGTTGTATCTGCAGGGACAGTCTGTGTGCCAAGGGAAGAATGATCTTCTGAAGTATTTACTTGCTCTGCTACTTCTTTCGTCTTCTTCTTTGAGTTTGTGCTACTCATTCGTGCCCAAAGAAAAATACCAAGACATATGATTACAATAAATGCAACCAATGCAACCTTCTTTAGTATACCATTCTCTGAACTTTCTACATCAGTGTCTTCGTCGTCAAGAATATGAGTTGGTTCAGAACTATTTGGTAATTCTTTTTTATCAATATTATTCTCATTTGAAGACTCTTCTCGTTCTTCTGATGTATTAGAAACAGATTGTACAGACTTAACTTCAA contains the following coding sequences:
- a CDS encoding phosphatase PAP2 family protein; this translates as MNLDVFRELDKSILLAFNGGDNLFIDYFVLTVTNAFTWIPLYASLLYLVIKNNENWQKIILVIGAVALGLFIVNGLNLGIVKPLVARPRPLNNPDLQGIIVAVNHYMADGYSFFSSHTANAFVIAVFFCLLVRDRIFSILMIEWSIMVSLTRPYLGVHYPSDVFVGMIFGSSVAVFIYFLYLRIYIRFSDKLHYISTKYTRTGYSFADIDVVISVLILSFIYAAFRAVLSI
- a CDS encoding BatD family protein gives rise to the protein MKRYIILFLSLMSVCVLQAQRVRVAAPKQVTVGEEFQVEYVVYTQDVRRFQLGRLSSGLEKVFGPATSSQSNYQFIDGHASSSSSVSFTYVFIATKKGNVNIGPAHIFVNDQELASTPVKILATTGSHSATSGGYYDSRTDSRAAAAKITANDLFIKVSANKTTVYEQEPVLLTYKVYTTKNLRQLIGKMPDLVGFHVQEVDLPQQKTFHKERIGKRLYNCVTWSQYVMYPQMTGTLQVPPLTFHGIIQESNGFNPFEAFGIDGGSTNFKKDIVAPGLAVKVLPLPNRPTDFSGGVGHFNLSAQLNKKEVKAGNPITIRVVVSGAGNLKLIKKPIIQIPKGFESFDIKTTDKTQLTTKGAEGNMVYDQVVIPHQEGLVAIPPVKFCYYDLAQKKYVTLQTEPMELKVSRGDGSSKDILSVDLPNEDILPLKIGDSSLDKVGNFFFGSVTYYIILLLLLGVGGALSFYYRDRFAHRVDMVLKRGKNANRVASSRLHAAELLMLKNKNLDFYDEVLKTLWGYASDKLNLPVESLSRDNIREQFSKINVPFEVIDNYISAIDECEYERYAPGDEKGNMKRTLDAAMKAISDMEEIVKKLKPSSKKTFSFFFLIICMSIFSLQLSAQTKADVDKLYQKGNYMQAVKGYEKLLKQGESAALYYNLGNSYYRLDNIPHAVLSYERAQRLAPSDEDIRFNLQLAQSKTIDNLTPEPEMFFITWYKALVNYLSVDMWAILSLVCLFISILALVVYLFVDIEFLRKLSKVVLPIFFLFFIINTFFAIQQVYLLDSESHGIIMTPSAVVRKTPDQKSAEAFILHEGSKVRITDNSMSQWTEIKLSDGRQGWIKAENVEAI
- a CDS encoding tetratricopeptide repeat protein, whose amino-acid sequence is MVKRLYILICMLLVFVGSNAQTANQLIREGNKLFSSKNYAQAEILYHKAIDKDGSNAIANYNLGRCLQAQKKNEEAKKLYDNATKLEKDPVRLSSSYNNLGTIFQDEQNYEKAIEAYKSALRSNPNHKNARYNLELCKRKLKQQQNQQSSDKNKSDKDKDKEKKKKQPQNQNQNKNNQKNNQKNKQPKDDQGMSKDNAEQLLNAVKQQEKETQERLSKVMRQPSDKKLDKNW
- a CDS encoding VWA domain-containing protein, which codes for MFRFDNPIYLWLLLLIPLSVIVYLYSIRKRKQQLVKFGNPTLIHQLSPMTSKRRGWIKFVLVELVLLLLILIIARPQVGSKIATNKEREGIETIIALDISNSMLAEDVAPSRLGKSKLIVENLMNKFSEDKIGLIVFAGDAFVQLPITSDYVSAKMFLDNINPSLIGTQGTDIGKALQLSMNSFTPNSKVGKAIILITDGEDNEGGAEEMAKQAQSKGIRVFILGVGSTEGATIPMPDGSELKTSNSEVVKTRLNEEMCKQIATAGHGVYLHVTNSSMADAVLGRELNKLQKGKINNVVYSDFDEQFQALALLVVILLIIDVLLLERKRRW
- a CDS encoding vWA domain-containing protein, coding for MEFANSGYLLLLLLLIPYLLWYFFRGKGKEPTMRMSDTFAYQHAPKSWKVKLIHLPMALRCIVYALVVIVLARPQTYNTWDNKDTEGIDIMLTMDISASMLTEDVFPNRMEVAKEVASEFISSRPSDNIGLTIFAGEAFTQCPMTLDHAALLNLLHNVRTDLVTNGLMQDGTAIGLGLANSVSRLKDSKAKSKVVILLTDGSNNVGSISPMTAATIAKKFGIRVYTIGLGRETGEDIGAIDYKTLQDIAVLTNGEFYRAQSQAELSKIYQDIDKLEKTKMNIKSYNHLHEAYMPFAWLALLLFCFELILRWTVFRRLP
- a CDS encoding DUF58 domain-containing protein; this encodes MDTTELLKKVRKIEIKTLGLSQNIFAGQYHSAFKGRGMAFSEVREYQYGDDVRDIDWNVTGRFHRPYVKVFEEERELTVMLLIDVSGSLDFGTSGQLKRECATEIAATLAFSAIQNNDKIGVIFFSDHIEKYIAPKKGRKHILYLIREMLTFTPNSKRTDVGISLEYLNKVMKRRCTAFVISDFYTRKDFSQELRIANKKHDIVAIQVYDPRAKEMPDVGLMKVVDAETGHEMYIDTHDARLRKVHNKYWEEREIRLHEMLTQSHVDSVAIATDDDYVKMLMTLFSKRNR
- a CDS encoding AAA family ATPase translates to MAESIDIRELNERIESQSSFVTNLTTGMNQVIVGQRHLIDSLLISLLSDGHILLEGVPGLAKTLAIKTLSQLVDARYSRIQFTPDLLPADVIGTQIYSQKDEAFHVKKGPVFANFVLADEINRAPAKVQSALLEAMQEHQVTIGDSTFTLPDPFLVLATQNPIEQEGTYMLPEAQVDRFMLKVVIDYPTLEEEKLVIRENLQESMPVVHPVITANEILEARRVVKDVYIDDKIMQYIADIVFATRYPERYQLPELKQMITFGGSPRASINLAKASRAYAFIKHRGYVVPEDVRAVAHDVLRHRIGLSYEAEATDLTTEKIISEIINKVQVP